The nucleotide window GCGCGTGCCTCCCACGCGTCGCGCAGAAGCTCGCCGAGGCGAGCGGGAGAGACACGCTCGAGGCGCACGAGCACACTCGGATGCCCGTCGTAATGGACGGTGGTGAAGTAGGTGTCAGGGTCCTCCTGCAGCAGCGCCTCCCGCTCGCCGAGATCTACTCGCCAGCAGACGAGCACACTGGTCTGCTCGTGCAGTCGGGCGAACATCTTCGGCCCGGCGTAGAACGCGGGAGTGCCGTAGGCGGAACGCTCCTCAACTCCGGGCAGATCGAGCGCCAGCCGGCGCACGTCGTTTTCGCTGCTCATGCCGCCAGTGTGCAAGCGAATGCCGAACAAGTACAAACCTCCGCCGAGTGGGCCGCTCGAGCACGTCTTGCCGCGCCCTTGCACGTCAGGGAGGATGTCGGGCATGGCGAACGAGCATGAGGCATTAGCGGTCTTTCTCGGCGACTGGAGCGCTTCCGGAACGGCGTACGGGGCGGACCGGCAGGGCACCGAATGGCGCAGCGTCCATTCGTCGAGGTGGCACACCGGAGACTTCTTCGTCGTCCAGGACGAGCGGGCCAACGGTCCGTTCGACACGATGAGCTTCCTGGGCTGGGACCCCGAGCGGGAGACCTATTTCTCCTGGAGCATCGAGAATCACGGCTTCGCCCGCGAGTACCTCGTCCGTCGCGACGGACAGGTCTGGACGTTCTCAGGCGAGACGGAACGAGCGACGATCACCTTCAGTGCCGACGGCCGAACACAGACCCACCACTGGGAATTCAGGCCCGACGATGCGTGGGTCACCCTCTGCGACCGTGTCGCCACCCGGGTCGACTGAACGGTGACGGCGACCCTGATGCGGCCTCGTCAGTTGTAGTCGACGTCGCGCGGGGTCCCCGCGCGCGCATTGCTCGGGCGGTAGGACAAAGCGACTGTGCTCGAGTCCTTCCACGTGCGCACTCCGAGCAGCGTCAGATCGATCTGCGGGAGGCCGGTGAACGCGCGGGCGTCGCCTCCGACGATCTTCGGGCCGACGAGCAGATGCAGCTCGTCCACCAGGCCGTGAGCGAGCAGATCGGTCCAGAGGGTGCGGCTGCGAACACGAGGATGTCACCAGTCTCGGTCTCCCGCAGCCTCCTCAGATGATCGTGCGCGACCGAGCGCGCGACGATCTCGGTGCGGTCGCCCCAGACGGCGATATCAGCGCGCGAGAGGCTGTCGGACACCACGGTGATACCGAGATCTGTCGCGTAACGGGACGCGACGTAGCGGTCCTCCGGGATCACCTCCGGATCGTCCACCTGCTTCGGCCAGTACTGCATCATCCCGGTGTAGCTCACCGCTCCGAAGAGCAGACGGCCGGCCGCGCGGACCCGATCCGCGTTGTGCTCAGCGAAAGCGAGATCCATCGGCATCTGCGACACATCACCGCCGGCGCCTTCCGTATAGCCATCGACGCTCACCATGCTGCTGACGACGATCTTCCCCATCCGACCCTCCTCGCGCGTCAGGAACGACGAGTTCACCGATCGCCGCCCCAGCGTCCCGCCTTCGGGCGGCTGGATCAAGATCCGACCACTGCATCCCCGCGAGGCCCTCTGGACGTCGCCGCGATCCTCGTTCAAGCTGACGTCATGACCACTGACCTCGACGCCGACCAGGTCGTCCGCGACGCGACCGCCGCAGTGCGCGCAAAGTTCCCCGATCACTCCGGCGCCGAAGTCGAGGCGCTCGTGCGCGAGGAGCTGACCAAGCTCGTCGACCGACCGGTGCAGGACTACCTCTCCGTGCTCACCGAGCGCGCGGTCAAGCAGCGCCTCCGAGGCGACACCACGGACTAACCGCGCCCGCGCCCGGTCGGGCGGCGCGGTTAACATCCTCGAGAGGAGCATCCGATGAAGGTCACCGTCCTGGGAGTGCCGAACAGCGCCGGCGCGTACTGCGTGGGCGTCGAGCGGGCGCCCGCCGCGCTGCGGGAGGCAGGACTCATCGCGGCACTGCGGGCTGCGGGCGCCGAGGTCGTCGACACGGGCGATCTGACGATGCGCCGATGGTCGCCCGATCGCGAGAGTCCGTTCGCGCAGAACGTGGGCGAGGAGGCGAAGGCGATGCTCGAGCTCTCCGCGGCCGCTGCGGGGCTGTTAGCGGAGGGTGAGCGGATCCTGGTGCTCGGTGGCAGTTGCATGGTCGCCGTCGGCCTGTGCGCCGCGATGGCGGAACGCGGGGAGCGCCCACGCCTCGTCTACATCGACCGGCATCTGGACCTGAACACGCCGCACTCGACCACGGAGGGCTCCCTCAGCTGGATGGGCATGGCGCACGCTCTGGCCCTCGACGGCGCCGCCGCCGAGCTGGTCGTGGCGGCCGGCCGGCGGCCGTTGCTGCAGCCTCCGGATCTCGTGTATCTCGGAGCAGACCCCACGCGGGAGACGACCCAGTGGGAACGCGAGCAGGCCGGCGCCCTCGGTCTCGCGATCGTCGATCAAGCGGCACTCTGCGACGACCCTCGAGGCGCGGCGCGACAAGCGCTCGGGATCCTCTCCCCCGGCCCGTTCGTCGTGCATCTGGACGTCGACGTCCTCGACTTCCTCGACGCGCCGATCGCTGAGAACGTGAACGGGCGCAACAGCGGACCCACCATCGCCCTCCTCGAGCCCGCACTCGTCGAACTCCTCAGCCGTCCCGATTGCCGCGGGTTGTCGATCGGGCAGCTCGACCCCGCCCACGCGTCCGCCGAACCCAACGCGCTACCGCGGCTCGTCTCAGCCCTGGTCTCTGCGCTGACCTCCACACCGCGAGACGACTGACAGCCAGGCAGTCACCGACGGCGCAAGGAACGTATCGGTGGAGTGCAGGCCGATTCGCCAGCGCGATCCCATCGCACCTCGGCGGCGCGGCCAGCAACTGCGGACAAACGATCACGCAGTGGCCGAGGATGCTCCCATCCGGGCCTCCAGCGCCTTGAAGATCTCGCGAGCGATGTACCGCTTCACGCACCGCCGGATCTCGCGAGCCGTGCGGCCCTCAGAGGTGCGGCGATCGACATAGGCACGGGTGCGCTCCTCTGACACCATGCGCACACGGGCGACGACGTCGAGCGCGCGATTCAGTTGCCGGTCACCGCCTCGATTGAGGCGGTGTCGAGTCGTGTTACCTGACGACGCCGGGATTGGGCTCACTCCTGCGAGGGCAGCGAAAGCCGCCTCGTTTCGCACCCGACCCGGGTGGGAGTAGGCCGCGATCGCAACAGCCGCGGTCACCGGACCGACGCCGTAGATCTGCTGCACGCCAGGTGCGAGCAGCTCGACGAGCTCGGCCAGAGCTTCGCGGTTCTCGCGCATCTGTCGCCCCAATTCGATCACCGTCGACGCCAGTCGAACGGCCTCGCCTCGGATGATGCGCTGCGCAACATCGTCATGGTGTACGTCCAAGTCGGCGAGCTTCTGCACCCCGCGATCAGTGAGCGCTCGCCTGGTGTCGAGGCCGAAGTCTGCGGTGCGGACCAGCGCATTTAGCTGCTTGCGTGCGCTTGTGCGACGGATCTCCATGTCGCGGCGAGCGTCGAGCCTCACGCGAAGTGCGTTGCGTAGCCCGTCGGCTTTCGGGCGGATCAGTGCGTCGAGCTCGATGCCCATCGCCGAGGTCGCGGCAGCGATCGCGTCGATCTCATCAGTCTTGCCGCGGACGCGGCTCGACTTTTTCGGCGGACGTACCTCGCAAAATGCGACCTCGGCACGCTTCAATGCCCGGCCCAACGATGCACCGTAGGAGCCTGTGCCCTCCATCGCGAACAGCACCAACCCACCCGCAAGATCTCGTGCCCAAGCGATCGCTCTATCGATCGCCGCCGTCGTGACCGGAAACGCTTTCGTTCCGAGGATCTCGCCGGTTTTGGTGGCGACTATCGCGTAGGTGTGCGTTCGGGCGTGGGTGTCGACTCCGACGACGTGGTCGTAGTGGTGGGCGACGATCATGCGGCCTCTTCTCCTCAGGGGTCATCCGGGTGGGATGCGCCGCGGAGGCATCTCTCTAACGAGTCACGCGACCGAAGTCGCGGACAACCTTCTATCAAGCCATCGCAGCGTCACGCCGGTATTGGCTGCTCGAACGGACGGGTCCCCGCCAAGACACTGCGGTCACGAGTGTGATGAGTCACGCCCGAGCGAGCCAGAACCAGCCTGACAGCCAGCACCAGGCCAGCCGAAACCATTAGAGAGTGTGAGGGGGTCGCCCCTCACGGGCCGGCCCGAAGGCCGGCCCGCCGCCTCTCAGCTCTCGCCGTCCTCGCTCTCGTGGTCGTCGGCGTCGAGGATCGCGGCGATGCGGTGCGCGGTGGTGAGCACGCGCGCGGCGGTGCCGCGGATCACGTCGGCGTCGCAGTTGCTCCACGACGCGACGTAGCCGACGCTGTACGCGCTCGCGTCGAACCCGGCCAGCCCGGCGGTGACGAACGCGACGGACTCGGCCTCGACCTCCATCACTCCGCGGTGCTGCGCGTACTCCTCCAGGTCGTCAACGTGACCCATCAGCACGTGCGCCGTCTCGTGGATCAGGGTCTTCGCGGCCTGCTCCGGCGCGAGGGTGTCGCAGACGACGACCGTCCTCGGGGCGGGCGTAGCCGTGCGTTCCCTCGGGGAGGGTGCGACTCTCGACCGTCCATCCTTCGGCCTCGAGAGCGGCCGTCAGGGCCTCGATGACGCCGTGATCCTCGGCGCCGGTGAGCTTCTGCGCGATGTCGCGAGGATCCTCGGCGCCCTCGATGAGGTCGGTCTGCTCGATCACGAACACGGACACGAGCGGGTAGTAGGTCTGGACCTTCTGCCCCTTCTCGTCCGTGCTGGTCGTGGTGCCCTCCTCGGCCTCCTCGTCGGCGGCGACCTTCCGCTGAGCGAAGCCGAAAATCTTGATCGCCTTCTCGCCCTTGCGCACCTGGCGGCCCTTCGCCTGCCACGCCCGGAATCCGGCGACGGCGGAGGCGTCGGGGCGCTGAGCGAGGATCAGCAGGAGGTTGCCCAGGCTGTAGCGGTGGAACGAGGACGCGAACGAGAGGAACCGGCGCCACTGGTCGGAGTCGCGCAGCGCCTCGACCTGCTCGGTGATGCTCTCGTGCAGCGCGGCGGCCTGCTCGCGGCGCTCCTCCGGCGTGGTCCGGAGTGCGCGCTTCTTGGCGGTGGTCTTGCGGGCGGTGGTCGTGCTGGTCATGGCGATTCTCCCTGTGCGAGGATCGACGCGACGGGTCCCGTGGTTCTAGTCCAACTACGGGGCTTTCGTCTTGTCTGATCGTTTTTTTGTGCCTCTCCGGCGGGAAGAACCGTTTGAGTGGAGGCGGCGGAGTGACGCCTATTCCGAACGAAATAAGGGAGCTTGCAACCGCGTTCGGAATAGGTGGCACGTAGCCGCTGGAGCGAAATAGGTTTGCACCGCGGAGAGGAACAAAAAACCTCGGAGCAGCGCCGCGCAGCGGCTCCCCGTCGCCGCAGGCGACGTGCGCGAAGCGCACCCCGCCCCGGGCGGAACACCGGGGAGGGTGAGGGGCCGGCCCCTCACGGGACGGCACCGCCGGCCCTCCCCCACCGAGAGCTGAGAGCCGCTGTCGGCGCCGGATGGGACGATGGCGGCATGTGGGAGCTGGCACACCGGACGCGCGCGGAATCGGCATCGACGGTGGTGCACAGCAGCGCGGCGACGAGCGCCGATGCGATCGCGGAAGTGCGCGCGGAGATCCCAGAGGATCACGTCATCGTGTACGTGCTCCGGGTCGACGGCGGCTCGGCGTAGGGGCTATTCGACGTTCGCGCGCGCTTCGGCGTCGTTCTCGTCCGCGATGCGGACGAGCCGCTTCATCCTCGGGATGACGAAGAACAACAGGCCGATGTAGAGGGCGGTCGCGAACGCTTTGCCCAGGGCGGCGTCGGTTCCGTCGACCCATCCGGCGGCAATCCAGACACCCATCCCGGCCTCCATCAGGACGTAGGCGCGGAAGAGCTTGCGAGCGGTGCGTCCGCTCTGCCTCGGAAGGTTCCGGCCGGGCGTGCGGTACAGCGTCACGACACCGGCGAACAGGAGGACGAGGGCGATCCCGGTGAGGACGTTGGCGAGGAGGGAGTCGTACATGAGTGCTCTCGATCTACTCGGCGGCCGGGGCGGCGCTGCGGCGCTGGGTGCGGCGCTCGGCCGTCGTGACGACGGCGGTCGCGCGGGTGAGGTTGGGGCCGATCGCGTCGGCCTCGACCACTCGGCCGGTGCGGCGGTTCTCTCCCTCACCCCAGGCGACAGTGTGCTCGTAACCCACGACAATCACGCCGTCGCCCTTGTGAAGGGAGGCGAGCACGTGCTCGCCCAGCTCGAACTTCGCTTCCACGAAGTG belongs to Rathayibacter caricis DSM 15933 and includes:
- a CDS encoding ArdC family protein, producing the protein MTSTTTARKTTAKKRALRTTPEERREQAAALHESITEQVEALRDSDQWRRFLSFASSFHRYSLGNLLLILAQRPDASAVAGFRAWQAKGRQVRKGEKAIKIFGFAQRKVAADEEAEEGTTTSTDEKGQKVQTYYPLVSVFVIEQTDLIEGAEDPRDIAQKLTGAEDHGVIEALTAALEAEGWTVESRTLPEGTHGYARPEDGRRLRHPRAGAGREDPDPRDGARADGSR
- a CDS encoding three-helix bundle dimerization domain-containing protein; this encodes MTTDLDADQVVRDATAAVRAKFPDHSGAEVEALVREELTKLVDRPVQDYLSVLTERAVKQRLRGDTTD
- a CDS encoding dihydrofolate reductase family protein; the protein is MGKIVVSSMVSVDGYTEGAGGDVSQMPMDLAFAEHNADRVRAAGRLLFGAVSYTGMMQYWPKQVDDPEVIPEDRYVASRYATDLGITVVSDSLSRADIAVWGDRTEIVARSVAHDHLRRLRETETGDILVFAAAPSGPICSLTAWWTSCICSSARRSSEATPARSPASRRSI
- a CDS encoding IS110 family transposase, which codes for MIVAHHYDHVVGVDTHARTHTYAIVATKTGEILGTKAFPVTTAAIDRAIAWARDLAGGLVLFAMEGTGSYGASLGRALKRAEVAFCEVRPPKKSSRVRGKTDEIDAIAAATSAMGIELDALIRPKADGLRNALRVRLDARRDMEIRRTSARKQLNALVRTADFGLDTRRALTDRGVQKLADLDVHHDDVAQRIIRGEAVRLASTVIELGRQMRENREALAELVELLAPGVQQIYGVGPVTAAVAIAAYSHPGRVRNEAAFAALAGVSPIPASSGNTTRHRLNRGGDRQLNRALDVVARVRMVSEERTRAYVDRRTSEGRTAREIRRCVKRYIAREIFKALEARMGASSATA
- a CDS encoding DUF1579 family protein — translated: MANEHEALAVFLGDWSASGTAYGADRQGTEWRSVHSSRWHTGDFFVVQDERANGPFDTMSFLGWDPERETYFSWSIENHGFAREYLVRRDGQVWTFSGETERATITFSADGRTQTHHWEFRPDDAWVTLCDRVATRVD
- a CDS encoding arginase family protein, encoding MKVTVLGVPNSAGAYCVGVERAPAALREAGLIAALRAAGAEVVDTGDLTMRRWSPDRESPFAQNVGEEAKAMLELSAAAAGLLAEGERILVLGGSCMVAVGLCAAMAERGERPRLVYIDRHLDLNTPHSTTEGSLSWMGMAHALALDGAAAELVVAAGRRPLLQPPDLVYLGADPTRETTQWEREQAGALGLAIVDQAALCDDPRGAARQALGILSPGPFVVHLDVDVLDFLDAPIAENVNGRNSGPTIALLEPALVELLSRPDCRGLSIGQLDPAHASAEPNALPRLVSALVSALTSTPRDD
- a CDS encoding MmcQ/YjbR family DNA-binding protein, producing the protein MPDILPDVQGRGKTCSSGPLGGGLYLFGIRLHTGGMSSENDVRRLALDLPGVEERSAYGTPAFYAGPKMFARLHEQTSVLVCWRVDLGEREALLQEDPDTYFTTVHYDGHPSVLVRLERVSPARLGELLRDAWEARAPERLRRAAPSE